The sequence CAGAGGAAAATGCACCTAGCTCCCCGCAGACAGCCACGTTTCTGCTGGACCAAGTGTGCAGGGGCGGCACTGGGAGGAGGCCCAGAGGAAGTGAGAGCAAGGCTACTGCTCACAGCTGTTTGCTGCTGAAGTCAGGTCTGCGTAGCTCAAAGACTAAGGCTCACCTgctctgcctccctgcctccctagAGTCTCACTCACGCCTGCTTactctgttctctctcccttcttgcaGAGAGACAACATGCAGTGGGCTTCCCTCCTGCTGCTGGCAGGGCTCTGCTCCCTTTCCCGGGCCCAATATGAGGAAGACTCCCACTGGTGGTTCCACTACCTCCGCAGCAACCAGCAGTCCACCTACTACGACCCCTATGACCCTTACCCTTATGAGCCCTATGATCCTTACCCCTATGGGGGAGAGGAAGGTCCAGCCTATGCCTACGGCTCTCCACCCCCACCAGAGCCCCGCGACTGCCCCCAGGAGTGCGACTGCCCCCCCAACTTCCCCACAGCCATGTACTGTGACAACCGCAACCTCAAGTACCTACCCTTCGTCCCCTCCCGCATGAAATACGTCTACTTCCAGAACAATCAGATCTCTTCCATCCAGGAGGGCGTTTTCGACAACGCCACTGGGCTGCTCTGGATTGCTCTCCATGGCAACCAGATCACCAGTGATAAGGTGGGCAAGAAGGTCTTCTCCAAGCTGAGGCACCTGGAGAGGCTGTACATGGACCACAACAACCTGACCCGGATGCCTGGCCCACTGCCTCGATCCCTGAGGGAGCTCCATCTCGAGCACAACCAGATCTCGAGGGTCCCCAACAACGCGCTGGAGGGGCTGGAGAACCTCACGGCCTTGTACCTCCAACACAACGAGATCCAGGAAGTGGGCAGTTCGGTGAAAGGCCTCCGGTCACTGATCTTGCTGGACCTGAGTTACAACCACCTTCGGAAGGTGCCTGATGGACTGCCCTCAGCCCTTGAGCAGCTGTACCTAGAGCACAACAATGTCTACTCGGTCCCCGACAGCTACTTCCGGGGGTCGCCCAAGCTGCTGTATGTGCGGCTGTCCCACAACAGTCTCACCAACAGTGGCCTGGCCTCTAACACCTTCAATTCCAGCAGCCTCCTTGAGCTCGATCTCTCCTACAACCAGCTGCAGAAGATCCCCCCAGTGAACACCAACCTGGAGAACCTTTACCTCCAAGGCAATAGGATCAATGGTGAGACTTTCGcaaaggggagtggggagggctgtCTGCTGCATTGGAAAGACCCAATTCTGAGTGCTGGGGGCAATACAGAAGAAATAGAAGTAGGGGAACCAAAGAGTACCAATGAAGTAAGCTGAAAACCCTGCCATATCCCTGTACAAAATGGTACATAGTGGCATACTCTTATACTACACAGCAGTGCTAGGAAAAGTCAGTGGGAGAGTGGGTTGGTACGGAAGAAGACTTCCCAGAAGAGGTAAGTCTCAATCTAGGTCTTGAGAGATAAGCGGGCATGGGCTGGAGGAACACAGGACTGGGCCCTTCTGAGAAATGCAATTGCCACAAACAAAGGGACCAGTCATTTAACAGGCCACCTGGAGGGGGCAGCCAGGAAATTCCTGTGTCTAAGAGGTAGGGGTCATGTGTTAAGCAGTGAGAGAGGAGTTGGGAGAGGTTGGGGAGGTGGCAGTTCATAGACAGGGGGGTTTAAGTTGAACTTCTACGGTCCGTCTCAGGAGGAAAGTGTGCTGTTAAGAAACCGTGGTATCTGCACTTTCTCACTGACCCGGAAGAGGATGAGCTCTCTGTTTCCACCTGATCTACTCATGCCTCGACAGCCTGGTCTTGTGTCTGgatgtttatttgctttttaaacataACAACTGGTGGACAAGAATTTGTAGCCTCTCAGAGCTGAATGCGGCACTTGCTCTGGCTGGTTCTCCCTGGAGTACAAGGAGCCCCTGGTGGCAGGGCAGAGGCCCCCTAGGGTAACATGAGCCTGACCACCGCCAAACCCTGGGGTGGTGGACAAGGACAAGGGCTTCTTGTTTTCCAAGCTCTTCCCAGAAAAGGCCTAAAGTGCTGCCTTTCTCTGTCCAAGAACTAAAATCTTCATTTCAGATTGGATTATCTAGTTGATTTTCAGCTCCCTCTCAGGATCTTGTGTTCACAATGTGCTTACATTACCCCAGGGCCTCTGATATCTTAATCCAGCTGGAAGGTACAGAGCCAGATTTTAACCTCTCTTCCTCTGCAGCAAAGTACCCCTCTCCCTGGGGAATGAAGGACTCATTAATGACCATTGGCAAAGGGCTCTGAAGTAGAGCCTGCTGAGAGCAAACAGCACCATCAAAGCATGGATAGGGACTGAGTCTACAACCTCTCCCATCAATACTTTCTCTCCCTGTGCTCAGGGAACAGATCAGTCGTTTGGCAAGATGTTAACGAGCTAGACAGCCCTCTGAGTGAGAGAGGCACCAGTCCCAGAGGTTGACTGTGAGGTGGGCAAGGTGAAGAGGTCTCTGGTTCTCTAGTTGGAAGTGCAAGACACCATCATGTATAGGGCAAACTGTTTTGTATTTAAAGTCTCTCtttctttggggggtgggggtgtgggggtgcgGGTCTTCCTATTCCCAAGGCAGGGTTCTCTGGTCTCCAAGATGTTGCATGCTGCAAAGGGTTTGACATTTGCTTGTAGCTGTTCATCATCCCACCCAGAAGTCACCACTACTTATCTGCCACCCATTCTAAATACAGGAGGATCGTCACAACAGAAACGTCATATTGTATACAGTGCTTTATCAGAGTTTGACCCTGAAAATGTGACAGCAAAGAGCAGCTGTCACGGGAGAGAAGCCGTTAGTTATTGCCTGACTGTACAATCAGAAAACTTGGGGTGAGGAAGTCTCCATTGCAGCATCTTGTCACCCTGTCTTCTTGCAGAACCACATCTGCCGCTCAAATACAAGGTGGTTCACCCCTTCCAAAAGCTCTGCTAAAGATAAAATCACTTTAGTCGAGTGTCTCAAGGTCTTGCAAGAAATTTCTCCCTTAAGTCAAACCTAAAAATGTCCAGTGCCTACCCCAAATCCCTTCTTGTGCAATTTAAGCCAAAGCCCCTTTGTCTGGATATCTCCCTTTTAGTCTTCTTTTGGCAAAATAACACCAActccttatttttcttaattagtggatgaatacatgtaaagtgcttggttCGCCTGGCACATTATTGAAAAAGCAATACACAGTAACTATATTATAAGCTTTTCTTCTATTGCCACTTTGAAATTGCCAGGTacagttttgttctgttttatttttttcatcgcaaagatggggaaactgagacacagagaaggaaaggcaATCTCTTTAGGTCACCCAGATCTTGTAGCATAGCCTCTACCATCAACAGCAAAGGACTGAAAGCCAGGCTTCTCTAGCTGAGAATGGAAGGAGTATCTCTCTGATTCAGACCAACAGCAGGAAAGACAGTTCTCCAGCCTCAGGCCCTCGCCTGGGCCAATGTGAAGGAGGTCTCCCTGCATAGCTGGTCAGGGACCCAGAGCAGGGGTGGGTGGTGAAGGTGGGATATTGAAGCAACCCTCTGAGAGGGGAGCTAAAAGGACAGGAGCTGAAGGGTGTGCAGTGGAATTAGGCCcggccctctccctcccccttccttcttccattaGCATCTCCCTCAGTTTTTCCAGCCTGGCAAGAGCAGGAAACACAGCTCAGAATGTTATCCAGCAGCTCTGAGATCCAGGGGGCAGGGCGGGTGTACCAGGAGGAATTTGGAAAGACTTTTGTCAGAATTTAATCCGGGATGGAAAGTGTCCTCCGGAGTCTCCAAGCAGAAGCCCCGTCCTATTCATGAGCTTAGGGAAGATAAACAGGGGGCTCACGGTGCTCAACCTGTGGATAGAATCTACACATGCTGTGTGCTGAGCAGCCCCTCAGTGCTCAACAGTTGGGATCCAGGACTTTAGCAGGCAGTCTGAAGGCCCCAGGATGGTGTAGAGAATCTATGGTGGAACCTCTAAGTGCAGTCTGCCGACAGGGTTGGAGGTGATATTTAAGCTGGGCCACTTTACTTCTCCCCAGCCCAACTCACTCCACCTGTTCCACACAGACAACATAGACCTGGCCCCTGGCCTTGGCTCTGCCCCCAACCTGTCCACCTGGAGGCCACTTGATCTATTCCCTGGGACCAGAAAGGAAACATCCAAAAGCATTCCAGgtctccacccccaccccgcaccgAGTGCTCTCCAAAGAAGGGTATTTCCTGTTCTCATTATTCTTTGGGGCTGGGTTTTCTATCTTACATTTGCAGTACAAGTTAACTGGCTGCAGCCTCAGCCCATCTCCTCTCTGTCAGTCTTGACAGAGACTGAAAAGAATTGCTAGcgctaatttaaaaaacaatttcttcatctatctAAGctctccatactgtcttccttGCAACCTTCACGTTCATACCCATAATCTCTCCATCCACAATGCCCTCGAAGGTCACCTCTAGGAAGAGAGTTAGGAAAGCCTTCCTCCCATTCCTCCTGCCCTGCTCCAGGCTGACACACAGCTCCTGACCACTGTGGCAAGCAGAGGAATGCCTCTGGTTGAGGCAAAAGCAAGCCCAGCTCTGGGTCTGCCTAAGTGTTACAGCCTACGGAGACCCGACAGGTAACCTCACCCAAAGCCCCTTTGACATGAGCCACCTTCCTGATGCTCTCACACATCGTGTTGAAGGCAGCCTCTAGGGGCTTCAGCAGCTTCTCAGTGGTGACTCTGGCTGTCCTTGCTGGAGTTTTAGCTGAGTtcttggtttttatccttcaagttCCTGACCCAGCAGGCTAGAGACAGAGGTGGCTGATCTGTCCAAGAGGACAACCAGAGGGAGAACAAGGTGAATGGTAGCAGAAGGATTTGTATTTAAATCAAACAGAACTACTGTATCAATTAGGACTGCATGGTTTGGAGGGAAAATCTTCAAAAAAGGGTACTTCTTTTGAGATTACAAAAAAGGAGGGTAAACCGTATCATATTAAATGTGGGATGCAAGAGAGTTATTTATTGGACTTTTGAGCTCCATAGCAGCCCTGTTTATCTATCAGCTTCCATCTCCTTAGACCTCAGGGCCTTGCTCACTCCTTTGGCCTTACTCAGAATGTACACGGACAACGCCCTCAAAGCTCTGCACTCAGAGACACTTGTCTCTCAGTCtagattttctctctttaattttctgCCACTTGCTCTATCTGCAAAGTGTTAGGAAATAGTCCAGATTTAAGTCCCTGCATTTCCCCAGTCTTCCTTCTTAAAGCAATTCGGAAACACCCTCCTCTCCAAAAGCAATCAAAGCTGCTAGGGTTCGTCTTTGACTGCCTTCTGCTGCCACCTGCTGCCTAAAGATGGGAAAAGATCAAGGCCTGGCTGGAAGGACATTCCAGGGTCTACAGAGAGGGATGAGTATGAGGTGGAGCTATGCAGGCAGAGACCCCACTCTGTCTCTGGTTCTGCCCACTAATTGGTGCAAGTATGACTCCGATCCTGGAAAGTGCCTGCCCCACCCAGCCGAGTTCCACCTCTCACATTAgaagcttcacagaggaggtctGGCCTCACTGCGGACCCAGGTCCCTGATCTGGGCTTCTccgacccacccccacccctcttgTTCCCACAGAGTTCTCCATCAGCAGCTTCTGCACCGTGGTGGACGTCATGAATTTCTCCAAGCTGCAGGTGCTGCGCCTGGACGGGAACGAGATCAAGCGCAGCGCCATGCCGCCCGACGCACCCCTCTGCCTGCGCGTCGCCAGCCTCATCGAGATCTGAGTGGCCCACGCACTGGGCGTGGGGCCAGAGCCCCCGTGCCCCTCTGCATTTGGCTTGATGGTTTGGTTTGGCTTTTGCTGTAAGGTCTGGGACAGACCATGTGACAGAAGTCCATGGGCTCCCTCTACAGTTTTCTACCCTGTAGGCAAGTTCAGGTGGAATCAGGGGACAGGCAGCCTTCTTCTGAGGGACATGAAACTCTCCTTTCCAGGACAGAAGTGGTGGCAGACTTCTTCAGGGACTTCTGTCCCTGAAGTCCCAACCCCAGAAATCTCATTACCCGTTCTTCACAACGATCTGGTGCCGTGAACCCTAAAATTTGCTTGAGCAATAGTACATAACCTTACTTTTTAAACCATCACTGATTCTGTCTGTGAGCAGCGCTTGACAGCTCTGCCATGTGCTGGGCTAGGTGTGCAGTTACTCTGGGCTCCCACTCGCTGCTTCTCAGTATATACCTCTTTGGCCAACTGCCTCCTCTTAAGTCCACCTCATCCACTCAACATGGCCCCACAGACACGTCTTCTCTGCCTTGGGCAGAGGCAGGAGACCCCAAGGCATGTGCTCATCTGCCCAGTGCCTGTGCAGAGAACTCACACTCGCATCTGAGGTTGGAAGGACACCAAGAGTCACCTCTACACCAGAGGTCACCAGTATGATGACCATGTTCTTGGCTTGATGTGGGAGGAGAAAAGCAACCTCAGGCTTAGCTAAATGTATAGGGCTAGATTTTAACAGCTAAGCAATTCTTTGAAGGTGGATCAGACTTCAgaagaggaaaggccatggaCTCAGCTGGAGACTAGTTTGGgcttgactgaaaaaaaaaaaaaaagaggaaaggccAGATTCTGCTTATCGTCAGCATCCATAATGGAGGCAAACACACCTCGAATTGGCTGAATTGAGGAAGCAGCTGCAGTAGTTTCATGCTTAGCCAGCACTCTCTGCATTCCCAGCAGCTCCCTACTTGGGTCTTTATCTTCAAAGGCAGAGTCCATGCGGTTCTCAAAGCATGAGAGAGGTAATTTGTCCTCTCCTCTTATGCAAGCAGAAAGGTCTATATCCTGATGGGAGAGACAGACTCCAACCAGCCCAGGATCTGCCAAAGGAGGAGGCTGTGGTATTAATTGTTTTCTCCTAAGGCCACAGTTAATAGTACCAGCTCTGGCTGGAGACGCTCATTGGGTCAGTGAAGCCCAGGCCCGGCAGCCAAATCTTGCCTGTACTAAGCACAAAACCCTCTGCTTTCACATCTCTGAGCTACACTCTCATTACTGAAGATGGCTGTTGCTTTATAGCTTGGGTGGAGAGCAATTAGTTCTTCCCATTTCTGAAAGCAGTGTTGTCTGGGGACCTAACCCTCCTGCTCTTTGGGGTACCATTGGGATGGAGCCATCCAGGCAGCCATGGCCAGGGACTGCTTGAGGACAGCTAGCCCTAATCTGCTCCTTGCCCAGATGCCACTGTGTCCCTGATACAGTGTATGCTTTGAAGCCGTTTTCCTGAAAAGGGAAGGGGGGGATACTTGGACTGCTTCTTGGCTCCAGACCTTGAAATCCACAAAAGCCAAACCAGCTCATTTCAACAAAGGAGCTCTGAGGTGAGGGGCAAGGCTGCCCCTTGCCCCAGGGCTCTTCAGAAAGTATCTGCATGTGAACACCATCATGCCTCTATAAAGGATCCTTATCACAGGAAAAGCATGAGTGGTGGCTAACCCAACcaataaagttattttacaaTTGCATCTGCAAGAATGGAGTCAATTAAGGCAGACACAGAAGGGTTACTTTAAGGGGGGGGGGGTCACATAAGCCTCAGACTGGAGGAGCCCACTTTCTCATCTATTCTGCTTGGGTAGATATAGctaagaggtttttaaaaagtcacctgtATAAAATCTCTAGTTAGCAAACTCTGTGCTCTGGAAGTTCTTCTTTAAGTCTAACTTCAATCTCACTAGCTCCATATTTCCTTCCATTTGGTCcccaagagataaagaaaaaaattatttttttcaatcattctatcatttttctccttcaaccaTCCTCCCTTGTTTACCCAGTAATTATGGCGCTGGTGGGTCCAGAGTATTGTTGTCTTAACCGCGCCTGCCCTCTAGTGGCAACTATGTAGAACTGAGGGCAGTCAAGTACTGCAAAGCCAAGTTGGGCCTGGAAGAGGAAAATAAGCATTCAAGTAGCCCATCTGCTCTTTCATTCAACTTCTCaatgcacatttcttttttctttttttaaagaagatgttgggggtaggagttaattaattaattaattaatttttgctgtgttgggtcttcgtttctgtgcgagggctttctctagttgtggcaagtgggggccactcttcatcgcagtgcgcgggcctctcactatcacagcctctcttgttgcgcagcacaggctccagacgcacaggctccgtatttgtggctcacgggcccagttgctccacggcatctgggatcttcccagaccagggctcgaacccgtgtcccctgcattagcaggcagactctcaatcactgcgccaccagggaagccctcaatgcaCGTTTCTTGAAAGCCTTTAAGAGCTAGGCTTGTGCTTTTAGGACAATTCACTATTTTCTAATAGAGAAATAACCACAACTGATATTTACTGAGCTGAATATATTATTTACTGAAGATATTCACTAATATATTCTGTGAAATTCTGTTTCTAAATCCAGTGCTTCTCAAGGGGGTAGCAGGGGTGGATTATCCATCAGGCTCTGATGGATAAAAGttgtctcttttcctttaagCTACCGTTTGATCAGTACTTATGTGTTAGGTGTTTTATTTATATGGCTTCATTAGCATTCCTAAACATTCTATGCCATTGGTActattattttcactattttatatagatggagagactgaggcacaaagaggctgAGGTCACCCAGGAAGAAAGCATCGAGGCCAGGATCTGACCCCAGGccatctctctccccagcctgCCAGTTTTGCTATACTGTTTCTACTGTGCTAGCCTGAAGATCTCTGTGTTACTGGTGTATGCAGAACTGCTAGGAGTGTGGGGGATGCTTGGTGGTAGATGGGGTCTCACAAGGGGGGGGAGGCCATCCGACTTTATTTTTTGTGGACCTAAATCCATTCTGCTAGCATTCACAGTCCCTTTATgaattttccaattaaaattcactcttcatcaataaatatttaccacaAGCCCTTggtcaggcactggggatactgCAGACAATAAAGGCA comes from Delphinus delphis chromosome 1, mDelDel1.2, whole genome shotgun sequence and encodes:
- the FMOD gene encoding fibromodulin, giving the protein MQWASLLLLAGLCSLSRAQYEEDSHWWFHYLRSNQQSTYYDPYDPYPYEPYDPYPYGGEEGPAYAYGSPPPPEPRDCPQECDCPPNFPTAMYCDNRNLKYLPFVPSRMKYVYFQNNQISSIQEGVFDNATGLLWIALHGNQITSDKVGKKVFSKLRHLERLYMDHNNLTRMPGPLPRSLRELHLEHNQISRVPNNALEGLENLTALYLQHNEIQEVGSSVKGLRSLILLDLSYNHLRKVPDGLPSALEQLYLEHNNVYSVPDSYFRGSPKLLYVRLSHNSLTNSGLASNTFNSSSLLELDLSYNQLQKIPPVNTNLENLYLQGNRINEFSISSFCTVVDVMNFSKLQVLRLDGNEIKRSAMPPDAPLCLRVASLIEI